The genomic region GCCCTGCTGGACGCTCACCGTGGCCGGCTGGCCGAGGCGGCCCGGGTGGCCGAGTCCGGTCTGCGGCTCGCCGAGGAACTGGACGACGACTGGTGCCGGCGCATCCACCAGCAGTTGGCCGGGTTCGTGGCCCTGTCGGCAGGCCGGATGGCGGAGGCCGCCGCCGCGTACACCGCCCTGGCCGCCACTATCGACGCGCAGGGCCTGGTGGAGCCGCTCGCGATGCGCTTCGAACCGGACTGGATCGAGGCGTGTGTCGGGGCCGGCGAACTCGACCGCGCTACGGCGGTGCTGCACCGGCTGGACGCCCGGCACCGCCGGCTGCCGCGGCCCTGGACGATCCTGGGCACCGCACGGGCCCGCGTACTGCTGGACAGCGCCACCGGCCGTGACCCCGGGCCGGCGCTCGAGGAGTTGACGGCAGCGCGGAACGCCGTACCTCCGGATGTTCTCCCGCTGGATCGTGCCCGCTGCCTGTTCGTGGCCGGGATGGCGTACCGGCGGTGCCGCCGCAAGCTGCCGGCGCGGCAGGCGCTGGAGGTGGCGGTGGCGGAGTTCAGCGCGATCGGCGCTGCGGCGTTCGCCGAGCGGGCCCGGGCGGAGCTGGCTCGCGTCGGAGGTCGCGCGCCGACACCCCGGCACCTCACCCCCACCGAGGAGCGGGTGGCCCGCCTGGCGGCGCGCGGCCGGACCAACCGCGCCATCGCCGACGAGCTGTTCGTCAGCCCGAAGACCGTCGAGGCCAATCTGGCCCGCGTGTACCGCAAGCTCGGCATCTCCACGCGCGCCGAGCTGGGTGCGGCGATGACCAGGGCAGACGCGCAAACATAGGGAAACGCCCGATTCCTCGCCGGCCGCCGCGACCTAGCGTCAGCTCATGGCCAATCACCTGTTCGTCCTGGAGCAGTACGACAGCTCCTCCGAGGCGGGCACGGCCGCACCGCAGATCACCACACCGGGCTGTCGGCTGGTCGCCGCCATCCGGTTGCCCACAGACAACGTCGTGATCGCCCTGGTCGAGGGCCCCGACGCGGAGGTGGTGGCCGCGGCCGCCGCCGACGGCGCGTGGCGGGTCGACCGGCTGATTCCGGCCCGGTGGATCCGTCCACCTCAGCTCAGCTCCACCAACCCGGACCTCCCACGACAGGTGAAGGAAGCATGACTGTGCGCCGACTGATCGCACCCCTGTGGTGCTCGCTGCTGCTGATTCCGCTCGTCGCCTGCGGCCCCGACGACACCGGCGACGCCGATCCCGCCGCCGGGGCCGGCGTCGAGGTCGACGGCGGCGCCGACCTGCCCAACGTGTCCCGGCCCGCGTGCCCGTTCAGCGCGGCCCAGGTCTCCGACCTCGTCGGACAACCGATGGAGGACCAGGGCAACTGCCTGTTCGGCGACGGCAAGGGCGTCGCCTCGCTCACCATCACCACCGCCTCGCCGCTCGCCGGTGAGAGCACCTACGACTACCAGCGCAAGAACGCCACCGAGGTCTACCGGGAGGTGAAGGACGTCAACAAGGGCCGCAAGGCGTACCTCGCCGTGAAGGACATCGAAGGTGAGGCCGTCGTGGTCAGCGACAAGGGCAGCTACACCGTGATCCTCAGCAGCTTCCAGGCGATCAGTGCCAGCCCCGGCGGGTACGAGCCGACGCTGCGCAAGGTGCTCGACGCCCTCCCGCTGTGATGCACAGCCAGGACCGGCCGACCCCGCGACAGGAAGTGGAGCCACGATGACTCACCTCGGAACCGGCACGCGGCGGCGTGTCCAACTCCTGGCCGCCGTGGCCGCCGTGTCGACGCTCACCGCGCTCGGCGGCTGCGGGATGCTCGGCGGCACTGACGACGGTGGTACCCCGGCGGCCGGCGCGGGAGAGAGCGTGGCGGCCACTCCCGAGGACGACCCGGCCGTGGCGCCGCCGGCGGAGGCGCCGCCGGCCGCGGCAAAGATCGACGCCTGCGCACTGGTCACGAAGGGGGAGGCGGAGAAGTTGGCGGGCACTGCCCTTCAGGACCCGCCGGAGAAGCCGGAGGATCGGGACACCTGCACCTACACGGGGGCGCCGAACGGCCCGACCGCGCAGGTCGAGGTGTACGTCGGTGACGGTGCGAAGAAGTTCCTCGACATCGACCGCGAACTCGGGCACAAGTTCACTGCGATCAGCGGTGCGGGCGATGAGGCGTACGCCGAGGACGGCACGGTCTTCGTCAGCAAGGGCGGGGTGTGGGCCTGCATCCGGCTGGTCCGCAGCGAGGACCCGGCGACGTACCGCACGGCTCTGGAGACCGCGGCGCGCACGGCCGTCGGCCGCCTTTGAACGGCGGAGGAGGCGACGTGGTGGCACCGGGGTCGCGGCGCCGCCGGGCGGTGGCCGTGCTGCTCACCGTGACCCTGGTGCCTCTCGCAGCCTGCCAGCGGGGTGACGCCGGCCCGAAACCACCCCGCCCGCCGGCCGGCGTCGCCGCTGAGGACCAGCGGTACGGGGCGGCGCCCGCGCCCGACCCGAAGGTGACCTACCAGCCCGACGTGGTGTTCGTGGGCGGCGGTGGCGGGTCGGTGCGCGGGCTCTCCGAGGACGCGTTGACCTGGCGCATCGACCCCGGCGCCAGTGGCGCCGACAAGCTCGCCCGGGGGAAGGTCATGTTCCTCACCGGGCGGGCGGTGGGCCGGGTGCTCGACGTGCGCCGCGACGCCGACGACCTGGCGGTGACCCTCGGGCCGGTGAACATCACCGACGTGATCCGGGACGGGACCTTCGCCAGTGACGGCCCGGTCTCCCTGGAAAAACCGGTCCGGTACGACGCTGGCACGCCCTTCTGGGCCGAGTACGACGCAGCGGATGGCGGGTCGGGTGGCGGAGCGGCTGTGCCCGCGGCGTCGACGCCGTCCTCCTCGACGTTTCGGGTGCGACCGGTCGGCAGTGGTGTCGACATGTCCCCTGCGGGCCTCTCGGGCGTTCGGCGGATCGGCGGATTCGATGTCACGTCGATCTGTTGCGTGAACGCGGTAGGCGCGCGCTTCAGCTATCACGGCGGCGGGATCCGCATCGTGGGCTTGGCGACATTGCTGATGAAGAGCCCGACGGCCCAGTTCTACCTCGAAATTCGCGGCGCCACGATCCGGAGGGCGGAGCTACGGGTCAGCGGGATGGTCGGGCTGCGGATCGAGATCAAGGGGGCAACCGACAGAGGTCAGAACATCAACAAGCGCATCCCGATCCCGCTGGATTTCAGCGTCCCGGTGGGCGAGATCCTCGGTGTGCCGTTCTCCGTCACCGCCAACCAGGTCATCGGGATACAGACGGCCTTCAGCGCCAAGGACGGCAACATCAAGGCGGCCGGCGAGTGGTCGCTGGGGGGCTCCGTCGGTTTCGGTTACGCCGACGGCGCGTTCGGCGTCACAAAGCCCTGGAACCTCACCGTCCACAACAGCATCACCGACTCGATCAGCGGACCGTCGGTCGGCGTGAACGGAATCATCATCTACTACCAGGCGGCATTCCGGGCCGGCCTCGGTATGTTCGGTCTCACGGCCGGGTTGTACGCGATCGTCACCGCCTCTGCGGGGCTGACTGTCGGTTCCGCTCTTGGAGCGCCGCTCGCGCTGTGCCGCAGCACCCAACTCGGCCTGTCCGTGGACTACGGCGTCGGTTACACAATCCCCGGCGGCCTGGCGAGGGTGATCAACAAGTTCCTGGACCTGTTCAACGCGGGGCCGATCGCGGCAAGTGCCGGCATCGGACGAGTCGACAATGTGTTCGACAAGCTTGACGTCCAGCCCGACAAGAAGATCTGCAAAGGCTGACCGGTGGCCGGTGCGGAGGACGATCCTCCGCACCGGCCGGTGTCACGTCAGCCTCACGCGCAGGTCGCGCTCAGGTTGCCGGCGGTGCCGGTGCCCTGGAAGCCGAACTCGATGGTCTGCCCAGCGCCGACCTGACTGTTGTAGTCGACGTTCGTGAAGCGGACCGTGCCGCTGTTACCACTGCGGTTGGCGCTCCAGGCGTTGGTGACCGCGGCGCCCGACGGCAACGTGATCGTCGTCGCCCAGGAGTTGAGTGCCGAGGATCCCGCAGTCACCCGGACGTTGGCCACGAAACCGCCCTGCCACTGGTTCACCGACACCGTCGCGGTGCAGGAACCGGTCGGCGGCGGGGTCGTCGGCGGCGGAGTGGTGGGCGGCGGGGTCGTGGGCGGCGGAGTGGTGGGCGGCGGGGTCGTCGGCGGCGGAGTGGTCGGCGGCGGGGTGGTGCCACCGGCGTTCAGCGCGGCGAGCACCGCGTCGTACGCCGCCTTCTTCGCACCACCGCTTGTGAACAGCAGCGGGCTCTGCTCGGAGCGCCACGAGTCACTGTCGCGGATACCCCACACCGTGATCCCGTTGCAGCGGGGCACGGCCAGGCAGTCCTCGACCACTGCCCGGTAGGTGTTCGCCGGAGCGTTCTGGATGTCCAGCTCGGTGATCTGCACGTCCACACCGAGCGCCGCGAAACTCGACAGCGTGGTGCGGTAGTTGCTCACGTAGGGCGAGTCGTTGTTGAAGTGCGACTGGAAGCCCACGCAGTCGATCGGCACACCACGGGACTTGAAGTCGCGCACCATGTTGTAGACGGCCTGGGTCTTGGCCCAGGTCCAGTTGTCGGTGTTGTAGTCGTTGTAGCAGAGCTTCGCGCCCGGGTCGGCGGCGCGGGCGGCCCGGAACGCGGCCTCGATCCAGTCGTTTCCGGTGCGCTGGAGGTTGGAGTCGCGGCGGGCACCTGAGTTGCCGTCGGCGAACGCCTCGTTCACGACGTCCCAGGCCACCACCTTGCCCCGGTAGTACGTCGCCACCTGGGTGACGTGGTTGAGCATCGCCTGCCGCAACGCGCTGCCACTCATGCTCGACATCCAGCCCGGCTGCTGCTGGTGCCAGGCCAACGTGTGCCCACGCACGCTCATGCCCTGGCTGCGGGCGTGGTTGACGATCCGGTCGGCGTTTGTGAAGTTGAACTGACCCTGCTGCGGCTCAGTCGCGTCGATCTTCATCTCGTTCTCGGGCGTCACCGAGTTGAACTCACGATTGAGGATCGTCGTGTACGCGCCGTCGGAGAGCCGGTTGGCGGCCACCGCCGTACCGAAGTACCGGCCCTTCTCGGCGGCGGAGGCACCCAACGTGGTGCCCGCGCTCGCCGTGCCGGGCAGGATCATCGCCATGCTGGCGGCGAGGGCGCCCGCGCCGGTAAGCGCGAGGGCGGCCTTCGTTGCCGCCCTCCATTTCGGTTTTCTCATCGTGCCACTCCGTTTCTGTGCTGGTGGTGTGGGAGAGGTGGGTCAGGAGACCGAACAGGTCGCCCCGTTGAGGGCGAAGGACGTGGGCTTGCCGGTGCCGCCGTTGTGGGTGGCCTGGAAGCCGATGTCGACCGAGGTGTTCGGCGCGATGGTGGCGTTGTAGGAGACGTTGCGGGCGGTCACGGCTCCGCTGGTCGGGGTGTACTGCGCGTTCCAGCCGTTGGTGATGGCTTGGCCGGCGGGCAGCGTGAAGGTCAACGCCCATCCGTTCACCGCTGCGGTCCCGGTGTTGGTGATGGTCACGCTGGCGGTGAGACCGCTGTTCCAGGCGTTTACCGTGTAGCCGACCCGACAGGAGCCTTCCGATGGCGGCGGCGTGGTCGGGGGCGGCGTGGTCGGCGGAGGCGTGGTCGGAGGCGGCGTGGTCGGGGGTGGCGTCGTCGGAGGCGGGGTGGTCGGAGGCGGGGTGGTCGGGGGCGGCGTCGTCGGAGGCGGCGTCGTGGTTCCGTCCAGGCCGAAGAAGCGGATCACCTGGGCGGCGTCGACAGGCAGGTTGTGCGAGACGCCCTGCATGCTTATCGCCTCGACCGGCGCCATCGGCCCGCTGCTGCCGTACCGGGTCCTTGTGTAACCGGACTGCGGCGAGTCGGTGTACGTCGGGGTCTGGCTCAGCCCGTGCACGTTCGTCCACTGCTTGACCTGCTCACCGAAGTTCGGGTAGCGCAGAGTCTCGTCGTTTGTGCCGTGCCAGATCTGCATCCGTGGTCGCGGCCCGGTGTAGCCGGGGTACGCCCCGCGTACCAGGTCCCCCCACTGCTGCGGAGTCCTGATGAGCTGGCCGTTGGCGCACTCGCTGTTCCACTCCGAACTGCCGCCGGTGGCGAAGCAGCCGAAGGGCACCCCGGCGAAGGACGCGCCCGCCGCGAACACGTCGGGGTAGTCGCCGAGCATGACGTTGGTCATCATCGCGCCCGACGACGTGCCGGTGACGAAGATCCGGGCCGGGTCGGCGGCGTAGCGCTGCCGCACGTAGTCGACCATCGACATCAGCCCGACCGGGTCGCTGCCGCCGCCTCGACGCAGCGCCTGCGGCGAGGCCACGTCCCAGCACTTGCTGCTGCGGGTCGCGGACGGGTAGATCACGATGAACCCGTACCTGTCGGCGAGTGACGCGTACTGGGTGCCGGAGTGGAACGCCGGGCCTGTTCCCGTGCAGTAGTGCAGGGCCAGCAGGACCGCCGGTCGGGACGCCACCCGGTCCGGGACGTACAGGTGCATCTGGAGGTTTGTGGGGTTGGTGCCGAAGCCGGTCACCTGGGTGAGCGTCGCCGCGGACGCGGGGGCGGCGAACGTCAGAGCGGCTGCGGCCAGTGTCACGACCGCCATGACGACGCCGAGCATCCTTGTCTTCAGTGTCATCGTTCGCGATTCCTCGGGAAATGACGCATGGAAGGGGGGTTAGTCGAGGACTGCCCTTCGCCCGACCATGACCGCGGCTCGCGTGACCAAGTCAGCTTCAATCGAGCGCACTCGATTGTCAAGGATTCCGGAAACCTTTCGGTGCAACGGATTGCGGGCGACCTGCGTACGAAGGCGGCGTCGCTGCATTGGCCATCGTCGACAGGCGGCGGGCTATTATCGGGAGGTTCCCGATAAGCACATCGCGCTTCTCCCCGCCCCTCGCGCCACCCCCTGCGGCGTCCACAGCCGACCCGTGGGCCCGAAGGAGATCGAGTGAAGATCGTCGACGCCCGGGTCATCGTGACCTGTCCGGGCCGAAACTTCGTCACCCTCAAGATCGTCACGGATGAGGGCGTCACCGGCGTCGGAGACGCCACCCTCAACGGCCGGGAACTGGCCGTCGCGTCGTACCTGCGCGACCACGTGGCACCGCTGCTGATCGGCCGGGACCCGGCGCGGATCGAGGACACCTGGCAGTACCTGTACCAGGGCGCGTACTGGAGGCGCGGCCCGGTCACCATGAGCGCGATCGCGGCGGTGGACACCGCCCTGTGGGACATCAAGGGCAAGGTCGCCGGCCTCCCGGTCTACCAACTGCTGGGTGGCCGGTCCCGCGAGGGCGTCACGGTGTATGGCCACGCCAACGGCGAGTCCGTCGAGGAGGTGCTGGTGGAGGTTGCCCGCTACCTCGACCTCGGCTACCGGGCGGTGCGGGTCCAGTGCGGCGTGCCGGGCCTACCCAAGACGTACGGGGTCAGCGCCGACAAGCTCTTCTACGAGCCGGCCGACGCGGCGCTGCCCAGCGAGGCGACCTGGTCCACGGCCCGCTACCTGACGCACGTGCCGACGGTGTTCGCCCGTGTCCGCGACGAGTTCGGCCCCACCCTGCGGCTGCTGCACGACGTGCACCACCGGCTCACCCCGATCGAGGCGGCCCGGCTCGGCCGCAGCCTGGAGCCGTACGCGCTGACCTGGATGGAGGACCCGGTCCCGGCCGACCTCCAGGAGGGCTTCCGGCTGATCCGGCAGCACACGACCACGCCGATCGCCGTGGGCGAGGTCTTCAACAGCATCCACGACGCCGCCCAGCTCATCCGGGAACAGCTCATCGACTACATCCGGGCCACAGTCGTGCACGCCGGCGGGATCACCCACCTGCGTCGCATCTTCGACCTGGCGGCGCTGCACCACGTACGCAGCGGCTCGCACGGCGCCACCGACCTCTCGCCGGTCTGCATGGCCGCCGCGCTCCACCTCGACATCTCGATCCCCAACTTCGGCCTCCAGGAGTACATGCGGCACACGGCCGAGACCGACGAGGTGTTCCCCCACGGCTACCACTACGCCGACGGCTACCTGCACCCCGCCGAGACCCCGGGTCTCGGGGTGGACATCGACGAGGAGGCGGCGGCCCGCTACCCGTACGCCCCGGCGTACCTGCCGGTGAACCGGCTGGAGGACGGCACCGTGCACCCCTGGTGAGCGGGCAGCGGGGTCAGTAGATGCGCCGGCCGTGCGCGTCCGGCACCCCCGACTTGCGCAGGAAGTACGTGTTGATCTGATCGCGCCACTCGATTGCCGAACGCACCTGCTCGTCGAGGCGCTCGGCCACCCGCACGTACACGGCCGGGTCGATCATCCCGTTCAGCGTCTGCCAGCGCCGCCGCATCGCCTCCACCTCCTCGACCCCCGCGAAGTGGGTGTCGTAGATGTGCTGGATGACCGTCGATCCGCTGTGCAGCACGTGGGTGTACGACACGTGGTGGAAGAACAGCAGCAGCTCGTCCGGGCAACGCTCGGGCGACTCGTACACGTCCGCCCAGTACGGCGGGTACTGGCCTGCGAAGCCGGTGCCGGACGCCCGGCTGCGGTCCACGCCGACACCGTCACGGTCGGCGAAGTGGTAGGTGCCCCACCGCGAATACTCGTACCCGTCGACGTCGGGGCCGTAGTGGTCACCCGGGTGGACCATGAAACCGACGCCCAGCGGGGCGGTGTACCGCTCGTAGGTGCGCCAGGAGTCGTCCATGATCTCGTGCAGGGTCCGCCGCACCAGCTCCGGGTCGGCGGTCGCCGACGGCGGGAAGGTAAGCGTCATCCACTCGTCGAGGACGGCCCGGGGATCGAGCCGGGGATCCCAGGCGAGCCGACCGAACGTGTACAGGTTGGCCTGTGCCAACGGATGCCCGGTCCAGAACGGGTCGTCGCCGGTGTTGGCAACGGCGACCAGGCCGCCGCCCTCCCCCTTCTCGCCGGTGGCCACGTCGGCGATCGTCCGCCCGCCGGGCCCCCACGGCGCGAACCGCAGCACCTCGCTCCACCACGGGCCGAGGTGACAGATGTGCCGCTGCTGGCCCGTGTACTCCTGGGTGACCTGGAACTCCACGGCGACCCGCGTGGCGGGCAGCGCGGCGAGCACCGGTGAGACGGGCTCGCGCACCTGGAAGTCCACCGGGCCGAACTTCACCTGGAGGACGACGTTGGTGCGGAACCGCCCGTCGAGCGGCGTGAAGTGGTCGTAGGCGGCGCGCGCCCGGTCGGTGGACCGGTCCCGCCAGTCCTGGTGGTGGTCGTAGACGAACGCCCGCCAGTGCACCACTCCCCCGTGCGGGGCGAGAGCCTCGGCGAGCAGGTTCGCCCCGTCGGCGTGGTCACGGCCGTAGGTGAACGGGCCGGGTTGCCCCTCGGAGTCCGCCTTCACCACGTAGCCGCCGAAATCGGGGATGCGCTCGTACACCGCCCGGGTCGTGGCGGCCCACCACGCCCGCACCGCCTCGTCGGCCGGGTCCGCGGTGCTCAGGCCGCCGAGGGCCACCGGCGCGGCGAAGGTGACCGACAGGTGCACCCGGATGCCGTACAGGCGCAGGACGTCAGCGATCTCGGCGACGTCGCCGAGCCGGTCGGTGAGCAGCCGCGCCTCGGCCCGTGCCACGTTGACGTTGTTCACCGATATCGCGTTGATCCCGCTGGCCGCCAGCAGCCGCCCGTACGCCCGCAGTCGGGCCAGGTCGCCGCGCGGACGGCCGTCGCGCCAGAAGATCGAGCCGCCCGCGTATCCCCGCTCGACCTGGCCCATCACCGGGTGCACCGCCACGTTGTCCCAGTGGTTCAGCATCCGGCGGCGCAGTGCGGGCCGGTGCAGCTCCGGTGGGCGGGCCGGATCGAACGCCGCCGCGCAGAGCCGGACCACGTGGAACAGCCCGTACAGCAGGCCGGCGGGAGCGTCGGCCAGCACGACAGTCACGTCGCCGGCCCGCGCCAGCAGGAATCCTTCGTCGCCGAGCGTCCGGCCGTCGTCGATCAGCGCCGCCTCGCCCGCCGCCCGCGCCGCCCGTGCCGTCGAACTCTGCAGCGCGTCCGCCCGGCGCAACGTCAGCACCAGGTCGACGTCGACGTCCCAGGACGGTGAGTGCCACATCCGCCCGCCGTAGCGTGCGCAGGCGCGGGCCACCTCGTCGAGGACGGTGTCGACGAGCGGCCCGTCGCCGTGCACGAGAACGCGGCGCGCGCCCAGCGACCGGAACGCCTCCGGCGGCAGCCAGGCGGCGTGCACCTGTGGTTCCTCGACGTCAAACGGATCCGCCACGAACATCGGCCCCTCCACGTCCACGAACTCCGGCGTGCTCACGGTGTGAACTCCTCACGGATCATCCGGACCATCGGGTCGCCGACGCGCAGCAGCGCCAGGGCCGCGATCGACCCCAGCATCGCGAGGACCACCTCGGAGAAGACCGCTGTGATCCCGGCCGCCGCGGCCACCAGCAGGGCGTTGCCGACGGCAACCCCGGGGGTACGCACGAGGAAGTGCACTGCCAACCGGAGCACGTCGCGGGTGCGGAAGTCGAACAGCGAGGTGATCACCAGGGCGTTCGCCGCGCAGAGCGTCACCGCCGCACCGATCAGGAGCAGCGGCACCGTCCACCAGGTGGCCAGGCCTACCGCGTCCCGGTAGGAGAGGTTCACGGCGAGCACTGTCAGCCACAGCAGCGTCGGCACCCAGACGCGCAGCACGGCACGCAGGTTGGCCCGGTAGCCGCGCCAGAACAGCGCTGCGGGTCGCAGGTCGGTCAGGTCGCAGCGCTGGTGGCGCAGGGCGTACAGGGCTGCCGAGAGGGCGGGACCGACAGGCACCAGGAGGGCCGCCACCAGCGGCAGGTTGCTGGGGTCGCGGCCCAGCAGCACCAACGGCAGCAGGCCGGGCAGTGTGGTGAGCAGGAACAGCAACTCGACGACGAGCAGGATGTAGACGCGGGAGGTGATCCGCGACAGTGGCCCGTCGCCGAACTGTCGCAGGGCTTGTGTGCTGCTCACTGCTGCTCCTTCCGGTCGGCCGCGACCGGGTGCCCGAGCAGACGGTCGGCGTTCCACCACTGTGGGGTCTCGTCCTCGACCGCGCTGAGTTCGAGGAGGGTGACCTCGTGCCGGCCGAGGGTGAGGTCCACCTCGACCCGGCCGGCGGCGACCGGCAGCGCGCGGTGCGTACGCGCCGGCTCGGCCGCCTCCCGCAGGGCGTGGAGCTGCCGTAGGGACGGCGAGCGGGGACAACCCATCTCGGTCCACGCCGCCCATGCGTTGCCAGCCTCCTCGCCTACCGACGAGCGCAGCAGGAACGCCGACGTCGTTCCGGGCGGGCCGAGTGGGATGGACAGCGCCAGCGGGTGCCGGTCGGGTGCCGGTGACCGGCCTGTGACGTCCACGGGCGCCCACGCCAGCACGGCGATCCGCCCGTCGCGGTGCCGGGTGACCAGGTGGTCGTCGCCGCGGGCGAGCACGTCGCCGCCGAGGCGGGCCATGAACGCGTACAGGTGGTAGGTGGGTTTCTTGATCTGGCGGTGGGTGAGCAGGCCGAACCCGCCGTGGAACAGCGCGGTCGGCACCCCCACCTCCTCGAACACGTCGCTGAACGTCCAGTACGAGAACGAGTCGACAAGGTCGCCGCCGGTGGCGAGCACGGGTGCCAGGTACGCGGCGTGGAAAGCGGTGTCGTGGATCGGGTTGTCCGGTCGGTAGGACGA from Micromonospora profundi harbors:
- a CDS encoding endo-1,4-beta-xylanase translates to MRKPKWRAATKAALALTGAGALAASMAMILPGTASAGTTLGASAAEKGRYFGTAVAANRLSDGAYTTILNREFNSVTPENEMKIDATEPQQGQFNFTNADRIVNHARSQGMSVRGHTLAWHQQQPGWMSSMSGSALRQAMLNHVTQVATYYRGKVVAWDVVNEAFADGNSGARRDSNLQRTGNDWIEAAFRAARAADPGAKLCYNDYNTDNWTWAKTQAVYNMVRDFKSRGVPIDCVGFQSHFNNDSPYVSNYRTTLSSFAALGVDVQITELDIQNAPANTYRAVVEDCLAVPRCNGITVWGIRDSDSWRSEQSPLLFTSGGAKKAAYDAVLAALNAGGTTPPPTTPPPTTPPPTTPPPTTPPPTTPPPTTPPPTGSCTATVSVNQWQGGFVANVRVTAGSSALNSWATTITLPSGAAVTNAWSANRSGNSGTVRFTNVDYNSQVGAGQTIEFGFQGTGTAGNLSATCA
- a CDS encoding extracellular catalytic domain type 1 short-chain-length polyhydroxyalkanoate depolymerase, coding for MTLKTRMLGVVMAVVTLAAAALTFAAPASAATLTQVTGFGTNPTNLQMHLYVPDRVASRPAVLLALHYCTGTGPAFHSGTQYASLADRYGFIVIYPSATRSSKCWDVASPQALRRGGGSDPVGLMSMVDYVRQRYAADPARIFVTGTSSGAMMTNVMLGDYPDVFAAGASFAGVPFGCFATGGSSEWNSECANGQLIRTPQQWGDLVRGAYPGYTGPRPRMQIWHGTNDETLRYPNFGEQVKQWTNVHGLSQTPTYTDSPQSGYTRTRYGSSGPMAPVEAISMQGVSHNLPVDAAQVIRFFGLDGTTTPPPTTPPPTTPPPTTPPPTTPPPTTPPPTTPPPTTPPPTTPPPSEGSCRVGYTVNAWNSGLTASVTITNTGTAAVNGWALTFTLPAGQAITNGWNAQYTPTSGAVTARNVSYNATIAPNTSVDIGFQATHNGGTGKPTSFALNGATCSVS
- the manD gene encoding D-mannonate dehydratase ManD, which produces MKIVDARVIVTCPGRNFVTLKIVTDEGVTGVGDATLNGRELAVASYLRDHVAPLLIGRDPARIEDTWQYLYQGAYWRRGPVTMSAIAAVDTALWDIKGKVAGLPVYQLLGGRSREGVTVYGHANGESVEEVLVEVARYLDLGYRAVRVQCGVPGLPKTYGVSADKLFYEPADAALPSEATWSTARYLTHVPTVFARVRDEFGPTLRLLHDVHHRLTPIEAARLGRSLEPYALTWMEDPVPADLQEGFRLIRQHTTTPIAVGEVFNSIHDAAQLIREQLIDYIRATVVHAGGITHLRRIFDLAALHHVRSGSHGATDLSPVCMAAALHLDISIPNFGLQEYMRHTAETDEVFPHGYHYADGYLHPAETPGLGVDIDEEAAARYPYAPAYLPVNRLEDGTVHPW
- a CDS encoding alpha-glucuronidase — its product is MFVADPFDVEEPQVHAAWLPPEAFRSLGARRVLVHGDGPLVDTVLDEVARACARYGGRMWHSPSWDVDVDLVLTLRRADALQSSTARAARAAGEAALIDDGRTLGDEGFLLARAGDVTVVLADAPAGLLYGLFHVVRLCAAAFDPARPPELHRPALRRRMLNHWDNVAVHPVMGQVERGYAGGSIFWRDGRPRGDLARLRAYGRLLAASGINAISVNNVNVARAEARLLTDRLGDVAEIADVLRLYGIRVHLSVTFAAPVALGGLSTADPADEAVRAWWAATTRAVYERIPDFGGYVVKADSEGQPGPFTYGRDHADGANLLAEALAPHGGVVHWRAFVYDHHQDWRDRSTDRARAAYDHFTPLDGRFRTNVVLQVKFGPVDFQVREPVSPVLAALPATRVAVEFQVTQEYTGQQRHICHLGPWWSEVLRFAPWGPGGRTIADVATGEKGEGGGLVAVANTGDDPFWTGHPLAQANLYTFGRLAWDPRLDPRAVLDEWMTLTFPPSATADPELVRRTLHEIMDDSWRTYERYTAPLGVGFMVHPGDHYGPDVDGYEYSRWGTYHFADRDGVGVDRSRASGTGFAGQYPPYWADVYESPERCPDELLLFFHHVSYTHVLHSGSTVIQHIYDTHFAGVEEVEAMRRRWQTLNGMIDPAVYVRVAERLDEQVRSAIEWRDQINTYFLRKSGVPDAHGRRIY
- a CDS encoding DUF624 domain-containing protein, yielding MSSTQALRQFGDGPLSRITSRVYILLVVELLFLLTTLPGLLPLVLLGRDPSNLPLVAALLVPVGPALSAALYALRHQRCDLTDLRPAALFWRGYRANLRAVLRVWVPTLLWLTVLAVNLSYRDAVGLATWWTVPLLLIGAAVTLCAANALVITSLFDFRTRDVLRLAVHFLVRTPGVAVGNALLVAAAAGITAVFSEVVLAMLGSIAALALLRVGDPMVRMIREEFTP